A window of Kwoniella newhampshirensis strain CBS 13917 chromosome 9, whole genome shotgun sequence contains these coding sequences:
- a CDS encoding mitochondrial distribution and morphology protein 34: MSFVFPSWSTAFSPAFHEDAKAMLEAALNKGNKPPVIQGRIEVVELSMGEQPPTLTLLEIGDLSLDRFRGILRLGYTGDAWLEVRCRVQANPLSHNPNLHPSSTLPLSTPLLASQPLLVPMTLRLSKLHLRAILILVVSASKGITLVFKNDPLQNVDVSSTFDSVEVIRGYLQQEIEGQLREMFREDLPGIIHRLSQRWFTGTGVGGKVETPYRDGGEYGARSLDEEDEEAEDDPYAEKEIFPPYVPTPSPSNNVNLTPRRQALAKAARSRRLSNAVSESPTSYTTFPDIEDYDPTYGLRPEGLPTHSGYEAFGRLWEKAREGGGRGLGSLMSVPREEPDEDRGDVSDGDWDEDDDDGNRSFDMVEMDESLRAIPQPLRYNSRRQSTMSLSGSGYGDEKVMEWETFPAVGGGVITRPRVYHSQSQIRAPSDAGGSQAMPSPAGTATGGSVTARASSVGGASSTIGSVKMRNYLPQTPGMNGSRRPGPSSLRRMVTSRSDVFLSSNIAQRHQPTRSESFAALPPPSSYSVYQQQRSALSRRLSNTAASSSAARTSGSSWETSDRPSRSATLSTLASSQLPSSKPMSITSKAQVAKIRNPSISGTSPGTSFPPRTMGPGGITLPMNNSVSQLATLSHSAHTLSPYARGHEHIAVRSFPYLGKGTGGGSTPSSHPGSSVGDSAARGDVKVKAKRKRIYRLGSKANTEAVNPASGLAKGAVAWQADRTPPSPQSSGVDTSSHGEEAWQSTHLISDQIGQANNRSPMRPNMVRAPDSRTSYGFPPPPSIRLG; this comes from the exons ATGTCTTTCGTCTTCCCTTCTTGGTCGACGGCGTTCTCGCCTGCCTTTCATGAGGATGCAAAGGCCATGCTGGAGGCGGCTCtgaacaag GGCAACAAACCGCCTGTGATTCAAGGAAGGATCGAAGTAGTCGAACTGAGTATGGGAGAGCAA CCACCGACGCTGACTCTCCTCGAAATCGGTGATCTCTCTCTTGACCGCTTTCGAGGTATACTCCGATTGGGCTACACAGGCGATGCATGGCTCGAAGTGCGATGTAGAGTGCAAGCAAATCCGTTATCGCACAATCCAAAcctccatccctcttcaACGCTTCCACTCTCCACTCCGCTTCTTGcctctcaacctcttcttgtTCCCATGACCTTACGACTATCGAAACTCCATCTTCGGGCGATCCTCATCCTGGTCGTATCCGCGTCAAAAGGCATCACTCTGGTGTTCAAGAATGATCCCTTGCAAAACGTGGACGTCTCATCAACATTTGATTCGGTTGAGGTGATAAGGGGATATCTACAACAGGAGATCGAGGGACAACTGCGAGAAATGTTCAGAGAAGATTTGCCGGGTATCATCCATCGTCTCAGTCAGAGATGGTTCACCGGCACAGGGGTCGGCGGAAAGGTGGAAACGCCGtatcgagatggaggagaatACGGAGCTCGGTCattggacgaagaagatgaagaagccGAAGACGACCCATATgccgagaaggagatttTCCCGCCTTATGTGCCCACACCGTCACCGAGCAATAATGTCAATCTCACGCCTCGACGACAGGCACTTGCCAAAGCCGCTAGATCAAGACGACTGTCAAATGCTGTATCGGAATCACCGACCTCTTACACCACTTTCCCCGATATAGAGGACTACGATCCCACATATGGCCTCAGACCTGAAGGTCTCCCCACCCATAGCGGGTATGAAGCATTCGGACGTTTATGGGAGAAAGCCAGGGAGGGCGGAGGGAGGGGGCTGGGTTCACTTATGTCTGTGCCTAGGGAAGAACCGGATGAAGATAGAGGGGATGTCAGCGATGGTGAttgggatgaggatgatgacgatggaaaCAGAAGTTTCGATATGGTAGAAATGGACGAATCCCTACGAGCAATTCCCCAACCTCTCAGATACAACTCAAGACGACAATCGACGATGTCCCTAAGTGGCTCAGGATatggtgatgagaaggtgatggAGTGGGAGACCTTCCCAGCGGTCGGAGGTGGAGTGATCACACGGCCAAGAGTGTACCATTCTCAGTCGCAAATCAGAGCGCCTTCGGACGCAGGTGGATCTCAGGCAATGCCTAGTCCTGCTGGGACAGCTACTGGAGGGAGCGTCACAGCAAGAGCGAGCTCTGTTGGCGGTGCTTCGTCGACTATAGGG AGTGTCAAAATGCGCAATTACCTCCCTCAAACCCCCGGAATGAACGGGTCTCGCCGGCCTGGACCGTCAAGCCTGCGACGGATGGTAACCAGTCGATCAgatgtcttcctctcttcaaACATAGCACAACGTCATCAGCCTACTCGCTCAGAATCTTTTGCTGCTCTACCTCCCCCATCATCGTACAGTGTATATCAACAGCAACGATCTGCCTTATCCCGTCGATTGTCCAACACAGCTGCATCCTCCTCAGCAGCGCGAACGTCCGGTTCAAGCTGGGAGACGTCTGATCGACCTAGTCGTTCAGCTACCCTGTCGACACTTGCCTCGTCTCAGCTGCCTTCATCAAAACCCATGTCGATAACTTCCAAAGCACAAGTGGCCAAAATCCGCAACCCATCGATATCCGGGACCTCGCCTGGCACCTCTTTTCCTCCAAGAACAATGGGTCCGGGCGGCATCACGTTACCCATGAACAACTCGGTCTCTCAACTGGCGACGTTATCGCATTCCGCACATACGCTTTCACCGTACGCCAGAGGACATGAGCATATCGCTGTGAGAAGTTTCCCTTATTTGGGTAAAGGAACAGGAGGTGGATCGACACCCAGTTCCCATCCAGGTTCCAGTGTAGGGGACAGCGCAGCGAGAGGGGatgtcaaggtcaaggcaaagagaaagaggatatACAGGCTGGGATCGAAGGCGAATACGGAGGCAGTCAACCCAGCATCGGGTTTGGCAAAAGGCGCAGTCGCATGGCAGGCCGATCGTACTCCCCCTTCACCACAATCGTCAGGTGTTGATACCTCCTCGCACGGCGAGGAAGCTTGGCAGTCGACGCATCTCATATCTGATCAAATCGGTCAAGCGAACAATCGGTCGCCAATGCGACCCAATATGGTTCGCGCGCCAGATTCAAGGACGTCGTATGGGTTTCCACCGCCTCCTAGTATACGCTTGGGATGA